The Apus apus isolate bApuApu2 chromosome 1, bApuApu2.pri.cur, whole genome shotgun sequence nucleotide sequence ATAATCAATTGTCCAAAAACGTTCTTTAACAGTCCGTCACTATCTCCAACAAGTGATTTcataaaactgatttaaaatagtCATGAATATGAAACTATTATAACAGGCAAATGTCTTTTCACCACAACAGTGATGCAAATAATCATTCAAGCAATACTTATATTTAGCCACTGACCTTATCAATTAAATGAAACACTTTCTCAAAACCACAGAGGTTTAAGTAGCGATTGTTCCTCGTAATTGTTCCTCATATACTAAGCATATCAGGAAGGAGGTTCTGCAGAATGCAGAAATTATACAGTAGGACTTTTTTGTTGATTTGTAACAGAAATCGAGGAGTCCAACTATTCCAAAATAACATAATCTTAGAACTTTCTACCAGCACTGACAAGATAATACAGTATAACAAATTCAAGTTAATCCAGCACTGAGAAGGGTCTACCATACAGCCTCAATAAAGGAGAAACCTAAAGCAAAACCACATACCCAGACACAGGTTTTTTGAATGCATGGAAGCACACAAGTTCCTTCTGAAGATGATGTCACCAGCTGATGCCAGGGGCTACCAGCTGCCATGAGGCTTCTGCGATGCCCCCCACAGTGTGGAGGGCTTTGTGAAGGAGACTGAGGGCTCACAAGTGGCGCTCGCCTgtcacagaggaacggccactgcgggacgTATATTAGACCGTTCCCCACAGATGGTCAGCCATCTCACTGACCAAACACCACTTTCTACTTGCTGTACTACTCTGCAATTCCAAATTGAGATGCATAGACAAAATATCATAGACTAAGATTCATCTGTTACTTTCACTTTCCCACATGAGATACCATAAGAACTTTTAGTGAATTTGAACGCTCGCTGGAACACCTACTTTTTTGGTAATATACTACCAGGCACTAATTTCTTCACCAGAGCATGTAAACCCCATCTACTCCACAGCTATAATTTACACtcaacagaaaagcagctaaGCCTCAGTTGCATACACATATTCCGGACTTTGAAATCTGCTTGCTAGTCTTATTAAATTAACATTAGTATTAAGATGGTATAAAAATACCTCTAAAGAAACTTTATTTGTAGAAAGGTAGGTGTTAAAAAAGAAGACCAAGCAAATAGACCTTCATACTTAAATAggtaaataacaaaataaatatgcaattaAAAGAAGGCTAACTTTCTTAACCAAAAACTTAAATTAATTCCCTTATACAATTAATGATATAGCTGTAACAATAAATGACATACCTTTCAAAAATTTTTAATATACGTCTGCTTAGTTATTTCCTCACTAATTAATTAGTTAAGTTGGTTTTAACAGTGTAACCCAAGTTTAAAACAGATTCTCATATGTACTCCTTCTTGGAGATTACACAAATAACTTTGGTTGAATATAACTGCCTGAGACTGATACTacaaaataaatggaaacaGGACTCAGCACCTCCTACTTCTTCCAGGCCAGCAAAATatgaagagggaaaagcagagaactgAGAAAAATCTTTTGTAGCACATTGAACTTAAAGAgattatattaatatatgtGCTAACTGGACAATTAATTCTGTCCTACGTTTTATGAAGTTCAGAAATTAAACAAGCCACAAATATTCATTTGCTTTGTtcactaaaattaaaataagacaaGTCTGTCaatgaattattttacaaattgcttatttttgttctccttACTTCACTGTAAGTATCATGGGCACTGAACATATAGACACCCTGAACAACTTCAATGCATCAGTCCTTATCTCTGCTACATCTACATCCAATGCATTTCTACAAGTATTAAATTTCTGCACCTGTAGAAGCTACGGAGTCCTAAAGATGGAATTTTGAATACAGAAGTGACaaataagaaatttttttaaagcttaaaaataacattttcattaataataaaagcaattaaacaTATTTCTGCTGCATGCCTTCAAGATTTGCTCTGTTAACAATCCTAAGACTGTTGGTTTTAGAAATAATCTCACCTGCAAAAAAACTCCCACAAGTCTAGATTTTGTATTCTCTTAATTCTTTTAATTCGGTGGCTATCCATTGTTTTTCCAAAGAGACTAGAAACTTCATTatattcatttgttttcttttgcaatggaataagctggaaaaaaagaggttaGTACGATTTCAATTCAatgcattatttcattattgCATGTTTTTGACACCCTTGCATACCAACTCTTACCTGATATGGCTCCTCAGTATTTACATTCTCCCAGTGTGAAGGCACAGGGATAGCCTCATTTTCACAGATGaaacttcaaacaaaaaaggtaaaaacacATCACATCAAAGACAGGAggtattttcttcttgtctaACTCCTGCTCGGAACAATACAGTATGCAAAAGTATCCTCAACTTATATAAAACTGCCTAGGGTTTTAATTCAAATAAAGGCTGTTGTTAGTTTTAGTAAGTAAGGTCAAATTCTGGCTTAGCTTATTATCAATAAGCCATGATAACAAACAATTTTAATACACCACCTACCCAACAAAAGATAGGAAGATAAATCAGAAAAGATGGTCAGAAAGGTCCACAACATCAGGAGAGCAACACTAATTTAGACATGTGAGAGTGTagatttaacctgaatattCCATACTATCAGGAGTTATAACTAACCTACAGCCTCTGGAAACTGAGCCCTCATTTGAACTGTTTAAAAGTATCATGTTAGAAATACACACTTGAACATTATAgttgaatttctttttaaacaaacaaaatcaaatcaTCAAAAAGGAGAGTTTTAAGCATACACACCACATACATAGCAGCTTTTAAACCTTAAAACCAGGACTAAAAGAAGCAGTCTCCTAAAAGTAAAGAATGGCTTCATACAAGGAAAGGGAGTACTGAATGCAACTatttaagaaacacaaaaacaGAAGTGAATTGCCACATTACTGCATGCCGTCTTCAGCaaatatccattaaaaaaacagttggcacatcaaaaaaaaccaaacagaccTTCTTGAATTTCAGTGTAAAAAGGCGACTACTACATTTCCTATGACAAATACAAAACTTCTTTTTGAAAGTATAACCAGACTACAATTCAgaactaaaattatttctaaggaactattttgggaaaaaacccacagattCCATGCAGTCAAAATTACCCATGGTAGTATCACTGCATAGATGAGTATCAGATTTACATCAGCACAGCTTTACATCTAATGACTGACCAAATGGTAAGAAACTTACAATCTAAAGCAATTAAACTCATAAAACAGTCTAGTTGTTATGATGtaatttcaagtaattttagagtaaattattaaaacatattttgttgCCTGTATAACTCCATCTTTTTTGCTGTCACAGTCATACTTCTCAATAATTTACAAAGTCATTTATACAATGGAACAaacttcttgctgctgcttctccacagcAATTCTTATCCAACAGGTATTTAAACCTGAGCAAAGGACTCAAATGGCTAAGATCAGGCACAGCTTTAAGACACTTGGCCAAAGCATATCAGTATTCAGTATGCCTCTCCCACTACAAGATCATTACtttatcagaaaaacaaacaaacaaacaacaaactaaaaatTCCTTTGTCGCTCTTCTCCTTTGAAATTACTTCCTTCTTTACCTGACTACCTATCCCACCTTGATTCATCTCTCAAATTCTTTGATGCAAAAAGCAAATAGAtataaatgacagaaaacatatttttgtttcattttacttagaagaatcagaaataaaataaaaataaggactcttccttttattttcttacctgAACGCACTGACAGAAAAGGGAGCTCTCTTTATTGGACGTTGCTTAAGGGTAGTTAGGTTGATTTGTTTCATCACTAAGCATAAAAGAAGAGATAGGATGAGAGTTTGTGAATTAATCTACAGCATATGAAACATTtaagcataattttaaaaaataacattattacATACAAAGTTCTTTTCAACAATTaacaaatcagtattttcaatGTTTCTAAATACTGTCCTTAATCATTGTCACTTAAATGAGTTGGCAAAATCAGCAAATAttacacaaacaaaacatttattgttAAAATATCCATCTAACATGTATCCTCACTAAATCTTATGCAAAACTTCCACTGACTTTTATACAACTAGGATGACAAAGAATATTACTACTATCCTTAATGCAAGACATCATGACCTACAAAcgctaagaaaaaaatcatttgcatTTAGTGCTTTTACTGTGGATACAAAGCAAAGGTTTTTTAAACAATCTTCAACACAAGTAATGCCTTGTGTTTTTACATACAACTTTACTCCCAGTATACTGCCATTTTACCCAGTCAGCACTGTCTGTGTTGGAAATACTATTTAGAACCTTTGATCAAAGGACAGATTAATTTGTAATTAGCTACACAGATCAGAATCCTGTAATATTCTGTAGTGTCAAGCATGGCATGAGATCTACAATCTACTAGAAAATCCCTTTGCCTATCTCCTTGTTATGCTGACAACAGAACTGACTTCAACTACCtgcctgtcctggtttgaattATTAAATCACTTTGATGCCAGTATTTTGCAGAAAGCTTCCTTCATATCAACATTTTTTATATAGACTCTGAATGGAAGAGGTTTTTCAAGCTTACTAGCAGTcacagattaaagaaaaaaggttcAAACTTCCCAATCCCCATAGATGTGTGCTAGATACTACCCCTATGCTGAGGTAAGCAGCAGTAACATGGAGTGCTACTAAACAAGACatgctatttttattaataaattacaCTAGAAAATGTAACAGTGCTGCCGGTTCTAGAAACTCCTATGTACTTTCCAGTAAATAAGACATTTCCAATCACAAGTTTTTGCACTGGATACAAGGACAACTATTTGCTGGTTGTGCAAATGAACCAGTGTACCTGTCACCTTCTGTTATTTAGTCTATGAAAAGATACATACCTGAAAAGTCCAGAGTGTAGTTAAATTTTGCAGtagtaaaagaaacagaaccaTGTGGGTTTGTTTGGAAGCTCCTTTCAATATCTTCACTGCTAACAGAGCAATGACTGTTTGAATTagtcttcaaaataaattaaaaaagcacatttaGAAAAATTCAGCAAAGTTTGATGTATGGAATTCATCACAGCTAATAGGTATTTACCTGAAACATATGCCATTTACCACACTCAGCCAAATAAAACCAGCCCCACTGGGTATCAGAGGTATCCATTTCTTCAACTGATGTTTCCATCTTTGGAAAACAATCTTCTGATGTTCTTTGAAGCATTTCCTGAAAATTCACATACACAGAAAAAGTTTTGATACTGTTTTCAAAAATGCATTGAGACATTCATACAAAAACAAAGTGTATCtgcaacactttaaaaaatcccCTGGCAGGTAGAGggcagatttattttctctttctcagcaAAAAGTCCTCAATTTACTATTTATCCAGTATTATCCTTTAAGTTagtaaagcatttttaaaactccCAGTGTTTATAAGTGTGCCAGTAAAGGCAAGGCTATATCACATCAAAGAGAGGTGCTAAATTTCATATTGATGGTCGTATAAGCAAAGGCATTCATATATGTAACAGGCTCTGAGTAATATACCACTCAGATACGAGGTGCTGGGGTTATATCTGATAGCTTGGTGAAGACATCTACTAGGTGCTCGCAAACAGTGAACAAATCAGACTGGATATCAGAAGCTGttagataaatatttaaaaactaagaatttaattatttaactgTGCAAATCCATAGTGCATTATTCCTCAGCACTGCATGAAGGTTTATTTCCCCTGTAATGCACCCACTTAAAAATGATACAGTAAAAGTACTGGTTCTCTGTACATGTAATTACAGAAAAGGTTCACACAAAAGCCAGAGTGGCTTCCACATGAGCAATGATGACCATAATTGGGCTTCTGCAGGATGGAAGAAAGAGGAATGACAAAAGGATACAGCAGAGGTCTAAAAAACATTCCAAAACTGAATAGGGAATAActaataacttttttcttaaaaattaaggAGACAGCTATCAAAGGTTGCACATGTCAAGTTCAAAACAAGTGAAAGAGAAACTTCTTCATGAAACAGATGGCAAGCTGTGGAATTCCTTTTCATGGTATACTGTGCGTGCTGCAAGTTTATGGAAGTTCAAGTCTACCAAAAGCCATGCTGAAATACCTTTAGAAGAACAGTCCCTGCCAGATTTCAGCTCCTTCTTAAGTCATCAATAAAATCCTGAAACCTTTGAAGTGGAACAACACCCTCCAGCACAAGTAAGTGAAACAATTTTCCTGTTAATGTTCTGGATGCTTCAGTTGTTTCCTAGACACTTCagcccagaaaaacaaaaaaagagaccTGAAGAAGGCAAATACTGGAGATTAGAAGCAGGCACCAGCTGGCCAGTGCTACTGGGATATGAATTGAGAGCAGAAGGCACTTCCAGCACTACAGAAGGCACTTTTGGAACTATGCTTTGCCCTTATTTTTCTCTAGCTAGCCCCCAGTGGTTGTTTGAAAAACAATCCCAGAAACCTCTTGTATTAATAGCAAGAGACTAATAATCAAAAGCTTCACAGGGCTAAAAAAGGTCTAGATGTTTAGAAAATAAGACGATCAGAAGTGGATCTCCGTAACATTTCTAAATTGAAGAACAGTAGAGCAAACCTACTTTAGTACAAATGGAAGTCTACACAAAGCTACATACATGGATAGCTGCCTCAAGTTCAAGCAGAACTAAAGGTACATCAACTGcatggaaaaatactttgaaagaGATGAGGAAACACGTCTCTACTTCAGACAGCATTTGCCAACATATCTTCTATTCCTCACAGCAATACAAAGTCACAGCACAGAGCCTACACTTGCTCAGTGTTAAAGCACAACTGGTAAACATCTTTTGATTATAATTTTCACATTCAGCTTAATTCTTTCTCTCAGACCAATATTTGGTTGTTCTTTCCTACAGAGAGAAGGTATAAAGGTAGTCTACACTGTTTAAAGCTAAGAGAAAAGCAATTCAGGCTTTTTTTGGTAATGTTTAGTTTCCTCATGTTCCCACTAAAACTGCCAGACCTCAGCTCCACACCAACATTAGTTCAGGGCCTTGAATCTGATCAATCAAGTCAGTAATGCCTTTTGACCGAGCTACAGAGAAGGCACATTCATCTGTGCCCTGCCAGCACACTTAAACTCCTCCGTGGGCAACACAGCCTCCAGAATAAACCATTTACTAAGGAGACAGTTATTCTCATAGCTTTCAAAATGTTACATTCAATTCACATTGACCCTAGTCAGAATACGTGGGTAGATTTCAGGATACTTTGAAGGAGGGAAGAATGACCCAAAGAGAAATTCATAAAAACAAGAGAGCTGTTTTCAAAGGTGATAGAAATCCAAAATGCTTATTGaggaattttaaataaaacccacaTAATTTATAAGGAGCAGGTAGCTTTTTGTCCAAAAACTCTGGGTATATgcacagcaagcagaaaagTCTCAGTGGGTTTTTATGGACGACAGGTTGTAAACTATTAAACACCGTTGTATTAGCAATGTTGTTGCTAACAGAATGCCTCTCAACTCCATTAGCACTGCTTCTACTAGTCCACGAGCTACCAGAACAGctcaaattaaacaaattactCTTGACAGCAAAAACATCTTCCTAAAATAATGGATGCTTGTTACTGTGACTGAATGGCTTTACTACTCATTTTTCCAGAGGTACTTCTACGTTTCAATGACAAACACACTTTACAGTGTGTTGAATCACAATCGTTTGGGACAGAAGGcacctttaaagatcatctagtacaaTGCTGCCTGCCATGGGCAACGAGATCTttcactagaacaggttgctcaaagccccatccaagcagaccttgaacacttccacgatggggcatccacagcttctgtggGCAACTTGTTCATGTCTCACCACGCATGATAAAAAAGCATCCCTAAGGGCTATTTTGTCTGCTTCCACTCGGCAGATTGTACTTTATCACCAAAGACTCTTTTACCTCTAAACATCAACTTTGTATAGTTCCCCGCTGGGAACGCTAGCAGTGCTAAAGGACTCCCTGGCTCTTCCTTAGATAACAAAATACCTGAGCAGGAGACCTGGCTGAGGTTGGAGTGCAGAGCTAgggagaggaagcaggaaggacAAACAGCATTCGTACTAGTACGGGACACGAGAAATGACAGTACCCTCCGTAGCTGTGTGTCACCGCTTACCCCCTTTGTGCCGCAGCAGACGACGGTTCGTCACCCCCTTTACCGACTCCCTCCAGAGCCGGTCCCATTACAGCTCAAGGACACGGTCGCCCTAAGCACAGCGGCTGTACCTCTCCACCTGCGCCGTAGGCCTCCCCAAAGACAGTGGCCTGCGCACTgacccccttccccagcctggcagcGCGATGTCCAGCGGGcggagggggagcaggaggagaggggaagcgGCCTGCTGGGCTCGCTTAATACTCAGGcgggcagaggaggaaaaagacgAAAGGAGCGGCCGTTTCCCCCATTCCCCTCCCGCCCACACTCACCGCATCGGCCGCCCACCCCGAGCTCGCTCCCCACATGCTGCCCGTCGTGCGGGGAGGAGTGCGTGGGGgaggccgggcgggcgggcgggcaggccGCGCACCGAGCGCCCACTGCTCGGCCCCGGGCGCTTCCGTTACCGGCCGCTCCACCAAGGGGCGGGGCAAGCGCGGCTGGAGGTCGCGCTCGATAGGCTCAACACACAGAGGGTCGAGGCCTGGTACACAAATGAGCAGCGCCacgggcggggcggggcggggcaaGGCGTGGAGGCCGTGCCGGCGGGGAGCAGCGGGACCCGCACCCCGGGACCCGCACCCCGGGACCGGCTGGAGCCGACGCCACTCTCCGTGGGCGTCTGGGGGCCTGCCCAGCGGCGGTGTTGCAGTGACTGTCAGTTGTGCGGGCTCTGGCGGTCTTTTTCTGTGCCGTGCAGTGTCGGTATCGTTTGGGCGGTGAGGTGCAGCACCTCTCACTGCTCTGTACCCCACAACTTTGTCTTTTAGGTCTTTTGGTTGTTGGCTGTCCTCCTGTTTAGCAATGTGCCTCTGCTTTACCAAGGGATTTTTACAGCTCATAATTTTCCTGTAAGATTTCTGTATACGTGAACCTGTGTAGAATGggtagaatggttaaggttggaagggaccttaaagaccatcaggttccaacctccctgcaatgagcagggacacctcacactaaacgtggctgcacaagcctcatccagcctggccttacctccagggagggggcttgcatggcctccctgggcaacctattccagtgctttactaccatcatagtgaagaatttcttcctaacatctaacctgaatctaccctctttcagtttgaaaacatcaccccttgtcctatcactgccctctctggtgaaaagctcctccccagctttcctgtaggcttccttcaggtactggaaggctgctgtaaggtctccccggagccttctcctctccaggctgaacagccccaactctctcagcctgtcctcatagcagaggtgctccagacctttgatcatcttggtggcccttctcgggaccctctccaacagctccatgtctttcccatgctgagggctccagaactggacacagcagtccagaggggcagaatcacctccctggccctgctggccacacttcttttgatgcagcccaggatgcagttggctctctgggctccagcacacactggtggctcatgtcaagcttctcatctactaccgcccccaagtccttctcctcagggctgctctccagccattctccccccagcctgtatttgtgcctggggttacatcggcccaggtgcagggccttgcacttggccttgttgtactgcatgaggttggcactggcccccctctccagccagttaaggtccttctggatggcatcccttacctctagggtgtcaaccacaccacataTCTTGGTATCATCAGaagcttgctgaggatacacccACTCTGTCCAtatcaccaacaaagatgttgaacagcattGGTCTCGATGCAGTACTGGTCCCTGAGGAACACTacttgtcacttgcctccacaATGCATATAATAGCATTTCAAAAACCGATACCATGTTagtgccaggcagggcagcagaaggGACTGTTTATACTGTGCATGAGGTTACCTAATGTGAAGACAGAataagaactgcagcctgtgtcaGGCTTTTATCAACTTGGCGTTCAGGGCCTATGGGCAGCATTACACTACAACTGAGATCTAGAAGCTGCTCTAGGACGGAGGCCGTAGTCATGAACATAGCATACCCCAGCCTTTTGGGTGGCTCTAGGATGAGAGCTGCAGACTCGAAAAGCAGGCAATGATGCTGCTGAAGCAGTCTGCAGTTAGCCAGTGGGCTGgtaacttcagaaaaacaggcaGTCCTCATAAATATGTGCAAAGCTGTTACAGCACATCCTGCTGTGAAGGATTTTCATTGAGCAGCATtcaaaaaataacacagatgGATTGGAAATAATGAGTTTCTCAGATTCTAAGCTAGTGTTGGGCTGGATGTTTCCAGATTCTGGCTGTGCTGACCTTGCCCTTAAATACAGACTTAGAAAAGGTTATTTATCAGAGTTAAAAACTGAGTAGCCTGTGGTGAATTACTGAGGGTATTTCACTAGCATGAACATGATGCTTCTAGAATAAAGGTGTTTTCTGGAAGTAGAGGCATCTTTCTCTGGCCATTTGTATTATCATTGTTGGATAGCACATGTAGATTGTAGGGACATATCATGCTTGTGCTGTCTTGCTTTCTGAACCTATACAAAAGATAGAAGGGAggatccttccttccttccttccttccttccttccttccttccttccttccttccttccttccttccttccttccttccttccttccttccttccttccttccttccttccttccttccttccttccttccttccttccttccttccttccttccttccttccttccttccttccttccttccttccttccttccttccttccttccttccttccttccttccttccttccttccttccttccttccttccttccttccttccttccttccttccttccttcctgtttctacCGATAATAATGGAACATAAGCCTATATTTTGAGATAAGAGTATCTTAGAGTAAAAACATAGCTTGTTATACTGTATTATCAGGAAGCCACATGCTAATGCCAGATTCTTCATAGcaaaaacaacttaaaaaactttaaaatccAGAGTTTTCTGTGGGTCTTTTATCAGCCTATCTGGGGAAGACATTCAATCATTCTCATGAGTCTCTATTTCAAGCAGCAAAAAGGCAGAAACTAGAGAGGTTTGGCAACATAACTTGAGCTACAAATGACATTTTGCAGGGAATGGTTAAAATGGAAGTGAGAGAACTCCCTTGTACTGCCTGGTACAGAAATCATAGGATCACTGAAGAATCTAGTTCTGAAAGGACTCATGAAGTTTTAATCTCCTTACCAAAACAGGCCTAACTTAAAATCTATATTAAGTTGCTCACTTCTGtatccagctttttttttttttttttctctccaggcaTGTCTGCTGAATCATTCTCAGGTgcaagaagttttttttctatttgtccAGCCAGAATTTCCTGTGTTGCAACTTGTAcacattgcctcttgtcctttcactgtaATCCTGTGAGGTGAGCTCGCTCAGTCTTCCTTCTGATGCCTTTACCTGGACAGGAAAATTACAGGTAGAGTGTCTCCAAGCTGCTAAAATCAGCTGAAGTAGAGGAAAATTATAGGTGGTACCCTAACATAATGGTCCTTTAACTTGATCAGTCAGAGGATTAAAAAAGGATCCAGGTTGGAATGCACCttgatcatctagtccaatctcCTGCTTAAAGCAGGGTCACCTGTGAGatcaggtaattttttttagggGTCTATCCAGCCAGGTCTTGAAACCTACAAGGATATagactgcacaacctctctggccAGTCTCTTCCAGTTCTTGATCCTTGACTATCATAATGGTGAAAAGTTTTCTCTGTATCCATTTAATATCTCTCATTACAGCTTAAGCCTTCTGTTTCTTATCCTACCACCATGCATCTCTGTGAAGAGCCTGGCCTGGTCTTGATAACCTCTGTAGATACTGGAAGATTGCAGTTAGCTCCTCCtacctgagccttctcttcttcaggctaaacaagTCCAGGCCCATCAGTTTCTCCTCACagggcaagtgctccagcctcctgaCTGCCTTGGTAGTACTCTGCTGAACTTGCTTCAGTAGATTGGGGCCTTTCTTGTACTGATATGCCccaaactggatgcagtattttAGATGAGGCTTACCAAATGCTAGTAATCCTTTCCTTTGCACTACTGGTAGGGTCCTGCTATTTTACAGTCCAAAGATGCAGTTTGCCTTCACCGTTGCCAGGGCACTCCACTGGCTCACATCCAGCTTTCCATCCACCAGGATCACGACTCTTTTTCAGAAGAGCAGCTCACCAGCTAGTCCTATCCTAACCTGTACTGTTGCCAGGGATTATTATTCCCAGGTGCACCTTGTCTGTGTCCCTCTGAATGAGTGCTCTCTGCCCTTGGATGTATCAACTAGGTTAAGACAAGGAAGGTAAACTACTATTATACATTCTCTTAGAGGTGAAGTGGATGAGTATTTCCATTTCATAGTAGATTAGCCTTTAATAATCAATGTAATGATACATTCATTAAATTGTATAATAATGTAAATAAGAATGAAATATAAATCTTCTGTCATTAACTGAAagtaagcagaaagaaaacaaaacagctaaaGATGGAATCAAATATAAATGTTATGAGCCAAAAGACCAAACATTACTATGAAtgtgccatgaaaaaaaaaaaaagactgtttgCCACTTCGCAGAAAACTTCAAGTTTTAGTGATGGGCATGTATATTGTAGAATAAAGGAAACTGTAAGATGTGTGTGATTTGTGTATCCACAAAACTGTGCATGCACAAATTCAGTTGCCCAGAAGCAAGAGAAGAGAATGAGAAAACATTCTATTTATTACAGAGTATCACAACTGGAGGCAATGGCTGTCCACCTCAAATATGGCATTGGTCTTGAGGTGTGGAGGAAACTGTAAAAGCAATCATTATTATTCATTCTTTCCTTGAAAGTCTGCAtaatcttgtttttatttctttttttgctgttagaTGCGTTAGGTGATCTTTATTACCTGACTCTCTTGCACCCTCCTGTTTTCTAGAAGATACTCTTCTAGTCCTGTTCCTGCTGTGCTTTCCGCACTTATGCCTATTCTGCAATCTCTGTGAAATGGAAAACGTCTGGGAACATCTCCATtctttgatgtttgttttttttcagtgatactGGCTGAAAGCAACAGTCCCCAGCAGTATCTGTTCAACCCCTTCATCATGGAGAACACAGCCCACAGCCAGAAGACTTCGTCTCCCTTCACTTTTCTTTCATATACCTAggtatccttttttttc carries:
- the PARP11 gene encoding protein mono-ADP-ribosyltransferase PARP11 isoform X4, with the protein product MRKCFKEHQKIVFQRWKHQLKKWIPLIPSGAGFIWLSVVNGICFSSEDIERSFQTNPHGSVSFTTAKFNYTLDFSVMKQINLTTLKQRPIKRAPFSVSAFSFICENEAIPVPSHWENVNTEEPYQLIPLQKKTNEYNEVSSLFGKTMDSHRIKRIKRIQNLDLWEFFCRKKAQLKKKRGVLTINEQMLFHGTSNEFVEAICIHNFDWRINGMHAAVYGKGTYFARDASYSSRFCKEDIKHGDTFQIHGVNLQPPLHRPDKVMFLARVLTGDYINGDSKYMRPPSKDGSFVNLYDSCVDNTWNPKIFVIFDANQIYPEYLIEFC
- the PARP11 gene encoding protein mono-ADP-ribosyltransferase PARP11 isoform X3, with the protein product MLQRTSEDCFPKMETSVEEMDTSDTQWGWFYLAECGKWHMFQTNSNSHCSVSSEDIERSFQTNPHGSVSFTTAKFNYTLDFSVMKQINLTTLKQRPIKRAPFSVSAFSFICENEAIPVPSHWENVNTEEPYQLIPLQKKTNEYNEVSSLFGKTMDSHRIKRIKRIQNLDLWEFFCRKKAQLKKKRGVLTINEQMLFHGTSNEFVEAICIHNFDWRINGMHAAVYGKGTYFARDASYSSRFCKEDIKHGDTFQIHGVNLQPPLHRPDKVMFLARVLTGDYINGDSKYMRPPSKDGSFVNLYDSCVDNTWNPKIFVIFDANQIYPEYLIEFC
- the PARP11 gene encoding protein mono-ADP-ribosyltransferase PARP11 isoform X1 — encoded protein: MGPALEGVGKGGDEPSSAAAQRGKCFKEHQKIVFQRWKHQLKKWIPLIPSGAGFIWLSVVNGICFSSEDIERSFQTNPHGSVSFTTAKFNYTLDFSVMKQINLTTLKQRPIKRAPFSVSAFSFICENEAIPVPSHWENVNTEEPYQLIPLQKKTNEYNEVSSLFGKTMDSHRIKRIKRIQNLDLWEFFCRKKAQLKKKRGVLTINEQMLFHGTSNEFVEAICIHNFDWRINGMHAAVYGKGTYFARDASYSSRFCKEDIKHGDTFQIHGVNLQPPLHRPDKVMFLARVLTGDYINGDSKYMRPPSKDGSFVNLYDSCVDNTWNPKIFVIFDANQIYPEYLIEFC
- the PARP11 gene encoding protein mono-ADP-ribosyltransferase PARP11 isoform X2, producing the protein MWGASSGWAADAEMLQRTSEDCFPKMETSVEEMDTSDTQWGWFYLAECGKWHMFQTNSNSHCSVSSEDIERSFQTNPHGSVSFTTAKFNYTLDFSVMKQINLTTLKQRPIKRAPFSVSAFSFICENEAIPVPSHWENVNTEEPYQLIPLQKKTNEYNEVSSLFGKTMDSHRIKRIKRIQNLDLWEFFCRKKAQLKKKRGVLTINEQMLFHGTSNEFVEAICIHNFDWRINGMHAAVYGKGTYFARDASYSSRFCKEDIKHGDTFQIHGVNLQPPLHRPDKVMFLARVLTGDYINGDSKYMRPPSKDGSFVNLYDSCVDNTWNPKIFVIFDANQIYPEYLIEFC